The following coding sequences are from one Nicotiana tabacum cultivar K326 chromosome 1, ASM71507v2, whole genome shotgun sequence window:
- the LOC142162064 gene encoding uncharacterized protein LOC142162064, with translation MNSVLLEARELPILRMMDFIQVKLQRWFYKRRNGTEGTFYDVSCWVEKELKKKIDLAFTLNVFPVDSWRSRVEEEGITFLVDLNKKTCDFFQFQFDELPCIHAIAAIEKRNIKKSNFCSH, from the exons ATGAATTCTGTCCTATTAGAAGCAAGGGAGCTACCTATATTAAGAATGATGGATTTCATTCAAGTGAAGCTACAACGTTGGTTTTATAAAAGAAGAAACGGAACAGAAGGAACTTTTTATGATGTTTCTTGTTGGGTAgagaaggaattgaagaaaaaaatagatTTAGCATTTACTTTGAAT GTCTTCCCCGTTGATTCATGGCGTtctagagttgaagaagaaggaatAACTTTCTTGGTGGACTTAAACAAAAAAACATGTGATTTTTTTCAGTTTCAATTTGATGAATTACCATGCATACATGCAATTGCAGCTATCGAGAAGAGAAACATCAAGAAGTCCAACTTTTGTTCGCACTAG